Proteins encoded within one genomic window of Bacillus sp. F19:
- a CDS encoding YlaH-like family protein, with protein sequence MGANILYLVILGLSIVVFKLGFAKKLPLLKAIVIYLFLMFGCTVLTFLGAFLPVAEGLIVAALILIIYKIRLHQSKKAERDAAT encoded by the coding sequence TACTTGGTCATTCTCGGATTATCAATTGTCGTATTTAAGCTGGGGTTTGCTAAAAAGCTGCCCCTTCTAAAGGCAATTGTCATCTATTTGTTCTTAATGTTCGGGTGTACAGTTTTAACCTTTTTAGGTGCATTTCTTCCTGTCGCTGAAGGACTCATTGTTGCAGCACTCATCTTAATCATCTATAAGATCCGTCTGCATCAGTCCAAAAAAGCTGAGCGGGATGCCGCAACATGA
- a CDS encoding YlaI family protein: MRVKCVLCDKVETISDETLQAKRLRNRPIHTYMCNECDLRIENRTIERANTGNFRLYRDKKTEENW, from the coding sequence ATGAGAGTAAAATGTGTTTTATGCGATAAAGTCGAAACCATTAGTGACGAAACGCTTCAGGCGAAGAGGCTGAGAAACCGCCCGATCCATACGTATATGTGCAATGAATGCGATCTGAGGATTGAAAATCGGACGATTGAACGGGCAAACACGGGTAATTTCAGATTGTACAGAGATAAAAAAACAGAAGAAAACTGGTAG
- a CDS encoding pyridoxamine 5'-phosphate oxidase family protein — protein MANKVETKLIQPLFDNLQKERFAVFATLDHETGSPNVSAVSWVYAPDLERVYLAVDNRSRIVENVKKHPAAAITLLANESTYSINGNAHVKIEKLEGVPLKLALIELSISEVRDVMFYGSKISAEPAYEKTYDEKAAAKLDSQVLEAMKKA, from the coding sequence ATGGCTAATAAGGTAGAAACAAAATTGATTCAGCCTTTGTTTGACAATCTCCAAAAAGAAAGATTTGCTGTTTTTGCAACTCTTGATCATGAAACAGGATCTCCGAATGTATCAGCCGTTTCGTGGGTGTATGCACCCGATTTAGAACGGGTTTACCTGGCTGTTGACAATCGTTCCAGAATCGTTGAAAACGTCAAAAAGCATCCGGCTGCGGCCATTACGCTGCTTGCAAATGAGTCTACATATTCTATTAATGGAAATGCCCATGTAAAAATTGAAAAGCTTGAGGGAGTCCCGTTAAAGCTTGCATTAATTGAGCTTAGCATTTCTGAAGTCCGGGATGTAATGTTTTACGGCTCAAAAATTTCAGCTGAACCTGCATATGAAAAAACATATGATGAAAAAGCAGCAGCAAAGCTTGACAGCCAGGTTTTAGAAGCAATGAAAAAAGCTTAG
- a CDS encoding YhcN/YlaJ family sporulation lipoprotein: protein MRNFVFSALFILLALTACSVNQGSQGDTPEDQNGKPINVRNTVNEPVEKKSGEQISKRLVNLAGRVPGVNDVSAVVLGKYAVVGIDVNSELDRNKVESIKYAVAESIQHDPYGANAVIIADADTTVRLREMGKDLQQGQPVGGILDELAAIVGRVMPEIPNDMLNNNNNNQNRPTEQDNDQLNEKEQKELDREQEDQSQDHLNQN, encoded by the coding sequence ATGCGCAACTTTGTTTTTTCAGCACTGTTTATTCTGCTCGCTTTAACAGCATGCTCAGTGAATCAGGGCTCTCAGGGCGACACACCCGAAGATCAAAACGGAAAGCCCATTAATGTCAGAAACACAGTAAATGAACCAGTGGAAAAAAAATCAGGTGAACAGATTTCTAAGCGCCTGGTCAATCTTGCAGGACGTGTTCCAGGTGTAAATGACGTCAGCGCAGTTGTTCTTGGCAAGTATGCAGTAGTAGGCATTGATGTAAATTCTGAACTTGACCGCAACAAAGTCGAATCCATTAAATATGCTGTTGCTGAAAGCATTCAGCATGATCCATATGGAGCAAACGCGGTGATCATTGCTGATGCGGATACAACAGTCAGACTGCGGGAAATGGGTAAAGATCTTCAGCAAGGACAGCCAGTTGGAGGCATTCTTGACGAGCTTGCCGCAATAGTAGGCCGCGTCATGCCTGAAATTCCAAATGATATGCTGAATAATAATAATAATAATCAAAACAGACCAACGGAACAAGATAACGATCAGCTGAATGAAAAGGAGCAAAAAGAGCTTGATCGTGAACAGGAAGATCAATCTCAGGATCATTTAAATCAAAACTGA
- a CDS encoding PhoH family protein, with protein sequence MSKIYVLDTNVLLQDPNSIFSFEENEVVIPAVVLEEVDSKKRYMDEIGRNARHVSKLIDSLRLIGKLHEKIPLPSGGFLRIELNHRSFHELQEIFIEKTNDNRILAVAKNLSIEEETTENGRPVILVSKDTLVRVKADAIGLLAEDFLSDRVVEIDRIYTGYLDLYISGDDLNRFYEKNELILSEVTNHPFYPNQFVIMKNALGGSASAIGTVDKTGKKVKRLVFDHDHIWGIRPRNVQQTMAMELLLRNDMPLVTLIGKAGTGKTLLALAAGLMQTEDLGTFKKLLVARPIVPVGKDIGYLPGEKQEKLRPWMQPIYDNLEYLFNAKKPGELDAILAGMGSIEVEALTYIRGRSIPEQFIIIDEAQNLTKHEVKTILTRVGEKSKIVLMGDPEQIDHPYLDEYNNGLTYVVEKFKDQHIAGHVRLVKGERSGLAQLAADLL encoded by the coding sequence TTGAGTAAAATCTATGTTTTGGATACGAATGTCTTACTGCAAGATCCGAATTCCATTTTTTCTTTTGAAGAAAACGAAGTAGTGATTCCGGCAGTCGTTCTTGAAGAGGTCGATTCAAAAAAGCGGTATATGGATGAAATAGGACGAAATGCAAGACATGTTTCCAAACTGATTGATAGCCTAAGGCTGATTGGAAAGCTTCATGAAAAAATCCCTTTGCCAAGCGGCGGTTTTTTAAGGATTGAGCTGAATCATCGCTCTTTTCATGAACTTCAGGAGATTTTTATAGAAAAAACAAATGATAATCGCATTCTTGCAGTGGCGAAAAATCTTTCAATTGAAGAGGAAACAACGGAAAACGGAAGACCTGTCATTTTAGTGAGCAAAGATACGCTGGTCAGGGTAAAAGCTGATGCAATCGGACTGCTTGCAGAGGATTTTCTTAGTGACAGAGTCGTTGAAATTGACAGAATCTATACGGGATATCTTGATTTGTATATAAGCGGTGATGATTTGAATCGATTTTATGAGAAAAATGAATTGATTTTGTCTGAGGTAACAAATCATCCATTTTATCCGAATCAATTTGTCATTATGAAAAATGCGCTTGGCGGCTCTGCTTCTGCGATAGGAACCGTGGATAAAACCGGAAAAAAGGTAAAAAGACTCGTTTTTGATCACGATCACATATGGGGGATTCGGCCAAGAAATGTTCAGCAGACGATGGCGATGGAGCTGCTTCTCAGAAATGACATGCCTCTGGTCACATTAATTGGAAAAGCAGGCACCGGGAAAACGCTGCTTGCTTTAGCTGCAGGTCTGATGCAGACAGAAGATTTAGGCACTTTTAAAAAACTGCTCGTTGCAAGGCCAATTGTTCCTGTTGGGAAGGATATTGGCTATCTGCCTGGTGAAAAACAGGAAAAATTAAGGCCTTGGATGCAGCCGATTTATGATAATCTAGAATATCTTTTTAATGCTAAAAAACCTGGGGAGCTGGATGCCATTTTAGCAGGCATGGGATCAATTGAAGTAGAGGCCCTCACGTATATTCGCGGAAGAAGCATCCCTGAGCAGTTCATTATTATTGATGAAGCCCAGAATTTAACAAAACACGAAGTTAAGACGATTTTGACCAGAGTAGGGGAAAAAAGCAAAATTGTATTAATGGGGGATCCTGAACAAATTGATCATCCTTACCTTGATGAATACAATAATGGTTTAACCTATGTTGTTGAGAAGTTTAAAGATCAGCATATTGCGGGTCATGTAAGATTAGTAAAAGGAGAGCGCTCAGGTCTTGCGCAGCTCGCCGCAGATTTATTGTGA
- a CDS encoding peptidyl-prolyl cis-trans isomerase — protein MHSIIMIKGNIAFPITLDPGVWIFDDRKVDLTVYFDENNKERNELEEYTKAVSKHWDQEIREGAKLPDSKNEKRTEKERILNGTFGIPLLPFLRNAEPAPTAEYAVFKTNQGEVRMTLEEASALILGFSKNGKPLTDEGPVTLYYGDGSNRDNPITNTREIIIE, from the coding sequence ATGCACTCAATCATTATGATAAAAGGAAATATCGCCTTTCCAATCACACTGGATCCCGGTGTATGGATTTTTGACGACAGAAAAGTCGATCTGACTGTTTATTTTGATGAGAATAACAAAGAGAGAAACGAACTAGAAGAGTATACGAAGGCCGTCTCAAAACACTGGGACCAGGAAATACGCGAAGGAGCAAAGCTCCCAGACAGCAAAAACGAAAAGCGCACCGAAAAAGAAAGAATCTTAAACGGAACTTTCGGAATTCCGCTGCTTCCTTTCCTAAGAAATGCCGAGCCTGCTCCAACAGCTGAATATGCTGTATTTAAAACCAATCAAGGAGAGGTTAGAATGACACTGGAGGAAGCATCAGCCCTCATCCTTGGATTCAGTAAAAATGGGAAACCGCTGACTGACGAAGGACCTGTTACCCTTTATTATGGTGATGGCAGCAACAGGGATAACCCTATTACAAACACAAGAGAAATAATAATTGAGTAA
- the glsA gene encoding glutaminase A produces MPCQTNEELERLVSIAREVTKEGKIADYIPALGEADQNDLSVAIYHVENTCMSAGDIEKSFTLQSISKVLTLALVLMDHGESFVFDRVGMEPTGDPFNSIVKLETHENQRPLNPMINAGALAVTNMIKGSDKEEKLSRFLAFTKELTFNKDIKVCHEIASSEFENAWLNRSLCYFMKKDGIIDGDVEDLIDLYSKQCALQMHSLDLAKIGAVFALDGKHPQTEKQIIPKDIARICKTFMVTCGMYNASGEFAIKVGIPAKSGVSGGIMGIVPYHFGIGIFGPSLDKKGNSIAGIKLLHLLSEKYELSIF; encoded by the coding sequence ATGCCATGTCAAACTAACGAAGAGCTTGAGCGGCTTGTGAGCATTGCGAGGGAGGTTACGAAGGAAGGAAAGATAGCTGACTATATTCCCGCACTTGGCGAAGCAGATCAAAATGATTTGTCTGTTGCGATTTATCATGTTGAAAACACATGTATGTCAGCAGGGGATATTGAAAAAAGCTTTACCCTGCAAAGTATATCAAAAGTGCTGACTCTTGCACTTGTGCTAATGGATCATGGTGAATCCTTTGTGTTTGATAGAGTGGGCATGGAGCCGACGGGAGATCCGTTTAACTCAATCGTCAAGCTTGAAACTCATGAAAATCAGCGGCCGCTTAATCCGATGATCAACGCAGGCGCTCTTGCGGTTACGAATATGATTAAAGGATCTGACAAGGAAGAAAAATTATCCCGTTTTTTAGCATTCACAAAAGAATTAACCTTCAATAAAGATATTAAAGTCTGTCATGAAATAGCTTCTTCTGAATTTGAAAATGCGTGGCTGAACCGGTCACTTTGCTACTTCATGAAGAAAGACGGAATCATTGACGGTGATGTTGAGGACTTAATTGATTTATATTCAAAGCAATGTGCCCTACAAATGCACAGTCTCGATCTTGCAAAAATCGGAGCAGTCTTCGCTCTTGACGGCAAGCATCCTCAAACAGAAAAACAAATTATCCCCAAAGATATTGCCCGTATTTGCAAAACGTTTATGGTGACATGCGGAATGTACAATGCATCAGGGGAATTTGCAATAAAAGTTGGAATACCTGCTAAAAGCGGAGTATCAGGAGGTATTATGGGAATCGTGCCTTATCATTTTGGAATCGGAATTTTTGGACCATCTCTTGATAAAAAAGGGAACAGTATTGCAGGCATTAAGCTACTTCATCTTTTGTCTGAAAAGTATGAATTGAGCATTTTCTGA
- a CDS encoding YlaN family protein, giving the protein MASEIAIDHREKALALLKADADKITKLIQVQMDNLTMPQCPLYEEVLDTQMFGLSREIDFAVRLNLIDEREGKVILDTLEREMSALHEAFTKK; this is encoded by the coding sequence TTGGCGTCTGAGATTGCAATTGATCATCGAGAAAAAGCACTTGCGCTCTTAAAGGCAGATGCTGATAAAATTACGAAGCTGATTCAAGTCCAAATGGACAATTTGACGATGCCTCAATGTCCTCTTTATGAAGAGGTTTTAGATACACAAATGTTTGGATTATCAAGAGAAATTGATTTTGCCGTCAGGCTTAATCTGATTGATGAACGTGAAGGAAAAGTAATCCTTGACACACTCGAAAGAGAAATGTCGGCATTGCATGAAGCGTTCACAAAGAAATAA
- a CDS encoding FtsW/RodA/SpoVE family cell cycle protein codes for MIKKILKSYDYSLLLAVILLCGFGLVMVYSSSMISAVARWGYESDHFFQRQAIFIALGFVALLITMFFPYRAYLNPFFIRGVVMLSILMLLAIFVFGSVAGGARSWFSLFGFKLQPAEFVKLSVILYLAAVYEKKQSYIDHFGRGVLPPIIFTGFICVLIILQPDIGSASIIGMIALSMVVCSGLGMKNIFKLIILGLAGLVAISPLVLLKWDKIFTTERVSRFVGFMDPFGDAADSGFHLINSYYAIGSGGLTGLGLGESVQKYGYLPESHTDFILAIISEELGIFGVAFVLILLAFIVLKGLHIARNCEDAFGTLLAIGISSMIGIQTAINVGGVTGLLPITGVTLPFISYGGSSMILLMLSMGILINISMFIKYRATYQKTEPKPVSEIHGNTVPFQ; via the coding sequence ATGATAAAAAAAATTCTAAAATCATATGATTATTCACTACTTCTTGCTGTTATCCTCTTATGCGGGTTTGGTCTCGTGATGGTGTACAGTTCAAGTATGATTTCTGCCGTTGCCAGGTGGGGCTATGAAAGTGATCACTTTTTCCAAAGGCAGGCAATTTTTATTGCACTGGGGTTTGTGGCCCTTCTAATTACCATGTTCTTTCCTTACAGAGCTTATTTAAATCCTTTTTTTATCAGGGGCGTAGTCATGCTTTCCATCCTGATGCTCCTTGCTATTTTCGTATTCGGCTCTGTTGCAGGCGGTGCAAGAAGCTGGTTTTCGCTGTTCGGATTTAAGCTTCAGCCGGCAGAATTTGTAAAGCTCAGCGTCATCCTTTATCTTGCAGCGGTGTACGAAAAAAAACAATCCTACATTGATCATTTCGGAAGAGGTGTGCTGCCTCCCATTATTTTTACAGGGTTTATATGTGTACTGATTATCCTCCAGCCTGACATTGGCTCGGCATCTATCATTGGCATGATTGCTCTTTCAATGGTCGTTTGTTCGGGACTTGGCATGAAAAATATTTTCAAGCTTATTATATTGGGGCTTGCCGGTCTTGTAGCGATCAGCCCTTTAGTTTTGCTGAAATGGGACAAGATTTTTACAACAGAGCGGGTCAGCCGGTTTGTAGGATTTATGGATCCTTTCGGAGATGCAGCGGACTCGGGCTTCCATTTAATAAATTCTTATTATGCCATTGGTTCTGGCGGATTGACTGGGCTTGGCCTAGGGGAAAGCGTTCAAAAATACGGCTATTTGCCTGAATCGCACACAGATTTTATTCTGGCAATCATCTCTGAAGAGCTGGGGATATTTGGAGTGGCGTTTGTCCTGATCCTACTTGCTTTTATCGTGCTGAAAGGTTTGCACATTGCCAGAAACTGTGAAGATGCATTTGGAACGCTGCTTGCAATTGGCATTTCAAGTATGATTGGTATACAGACAGCGATTAACGTTGGAGGAGTAACGGGGCTGTTGCCAATCACAGGAGTTACGCTTCCATTTATCAGCTACGGAGGCTCTTCTATGATCCTATTAATGCTTTCAATGGGGATTCTCATTAACATCTCCATGTTTATTAAATACCGGGCTACCTATCAGAAGACTGAACCTAAGCCGGTAAGTGAAATACACGGAAATACAGTCCCATTTCAATAG
- the pyc gene encoding pyruvate carboxylase, whose amino-acid sequence MSQKNIQKILVANRGEIAIRVFRACTELNIRTVAIYSKEDSGSFHRYKADEAYIVGEGKKPIDAYLDIDGIIEIAKANHVDAIHPGYGFLSENIHFARRCEEEGIIFIGPKSKHLDMFGDKVKARKQAELANIPVIPGSNGPVQSLEDVVEFGRENGYPFIIKASLGGGGRGMRIVRSAAAVKESYERAKSEAKAAFGNDEVYVEKLIENPKHIEVQIIGDEHGNIIHLYERDCSVQRRHQKVVEVAPSVSVDEKLRQDICDAAVKLMNKVDYVNAGTVEFLVAKGEYYFIEVNPRVQVEHTITEMVTGIDIVQTQIMVAEGYPLHGEKIGIPAQDQIRVTGYAIQSRVTTEDPLNNFMPDTGKIMAYRSGGGFGVRLDAGNGFQGAVITPHYDSLLVKLSTQALTFEQAAAKMIRNLREFRIRGIKTNIPFLENVIKHEKFMSGEYDTSFIDSSPELFVFSKKKDRGTKMLSYIGNVTVNGFPGIEKKKKPVFDKLYIPKVKLSEPIPSGTKQILDEQGPEGLVKWLKEQNEVLLTDTTFRDAHQSLLATRLRTNDIKHIAEPTARLLPNLFSLEMWGGATFDVAYRFLKEDPWDRLLTVRKQVPNILLQMLLRASNAVGYKNYPDNVIEEFVEKSSYAGIDVFRIFDSLNWVEGMRPAIEAVRKSNKIAEAAICYTGDILDPSRRKYDLEYYKNLAKELEESGSHILGIKDMAGLLKPQAAYDLISALKETISIPIHLHTHDTSGNGIFTYAKAIEAGVDVVDVAVSSMSGLTSQPSANSLYHALQGMDHRPKADIEALEELSQYWEGVRHYYQDFESGMNSPHSEVYMHEMPGGQYSNLQQQAKAVGLDDRWNEVKEMYRRVNDLFGDIVKVTPSSKVVGDMALFMVQNNLIEDDIYERGETLDFPDSVVELFEGYLGQPHGGFPKELQRIILKGREPILVRPGELLEPVNFKALKEELFQSLNRQVTSFDAIAHALYPKVFMDYTKTFEQFGDISVLDTPTFLYGMRLGEEIEVEIEQGKTLIVKLVSIGEPQPDGTRVVYFELNGQPREVIIRDESIKATITAKMKADKGNKDHIGATMPGTVIKVLVEKGEKVSKGDHLLLTEAMKMETTVQAPFSGTIKDIHVSNGEAIQTGDLLIELTH is encoded by the coding sequence ATGTCGCAGAAAAACATTCAGAAAATACTTGTTGCAAACCGCGGTGAAATTGCCATCCGTGTATTCCGTGCCTGCACGGAGCTTAATATCCGGACAGTAGCTATCTATTCTAAAGAAGATTCAGGATCGTTTCACCGGTACAAAGCAGACGAAGCATACATAGTTGGCGAAGGGAAAAAACCGATCGATGCTTATTTGGATATTGATGGCATTATTGAGATTGCCAAAGCCAATCATGTGGATGCCATCCATCCTGGCTATGGATTTTTATCGGAAAATATTCACTTTGCGAGAAGATGCGAGGAAGAGGGAATCATCTTCATTGGCCCAAAATCCAAGCATCTCGATATGTTTGGGGACAAAGTTAAAGCAAGAAAGCAGGCGGAGCTTGCAAATATTCCGGTCATTCCGGGCAGCAACGGACCTGTGCAAAGCTTAGAGGATGTTGTAGAGTTTGGCCGTGAAAATGGCTATCCTTTCATAATTAAAGCTTCACTTGGAGGCGGCGGACGCGGCATGAGAATTGTGCGCAGCGCTGCAGCTGTTAAAGAATCCTATGAACGTGCCAAATCTGAAGCGAAAGCTGCATTTGGCAACGATGAAGTTTACGTTGAGAAGCTAATTGAAAACCCTAAGCACATTGAAGTGCAAATTATTGGTGATGAACACGGCAATATCATTCATTTGTATGAACGTGATTGTTCCGTGCAAAGACGTCATCAAAAAGTGGTTGAAGTAGCTCCAAGCGTCTCTGTTGATGAAAAATTAAGACAAGACATTTGTGATGCTGCCGTTAAACTGATGAACAAAGTTGATTATGTAAACGCAGGAACCGTGGAATTTTTAGTTGCAAAAGGAGAGTATTACTTCATTGAAGTCAACCCGCGTGTTCAAGTAGAACATACGATTACCGAAATGGTCACAGGAATTGATATTGTACAGACTCAAATTATGGTCGCAGAAGGCTATCCCCTACACGGAGAAAAAATTGGCATTCCTGCACAAGATCAAATCAGAGTAACAGGCTATGCCATTCAATCAAGGGTTACAACAGAAGATCCGCTGAATAATTTTATGCCGGATACTGGGAAAATCATGGCTTATCGCTCAGGCGGGGGCTTTGGAGTAAGGCTTGATGCAGGGAACGGATTCCAGGGAGCTGTTATCACTCCGCATTATGATTCATTGCTCGTTAAGCTTTCGACACAGGCACTGACGTTTGAACAGGCTGCTGCAAAAATGATCAGAAACTTAAGGGAATTCAGAATCAGAGGAATTAAAACCAATATTCCATTTTTAGAAAATGTCATCAAACATGAGAAATTCATGTCAGGTGAATACGATACATCTTTTATTGATTCATCACCAGAGCTATTCGTATTTTCAAAGAAAAAAGACCGCGGAACGAAAATGCTTTCCTACATTGGAAATGTAACAGTTAATGGCTTCCCGGGCATTGAAAAGAAAAAGAAGCCGGTCTTTGATAAACTTTACATTCCTAAAGTTAAGCTTTCAGAGCCGATTCCAAGCGGAACAAAGCAGATTCTTGACGAACAGGGTCCGGAAGGTCTTGTGAAATGGCTGAAAGAGCAAAATGAAGTGCTATTAACAGATACTACGTTCCGTGACGCTCACCAATCGCTGCTTGCAACACGCTTAAGAACAAATGACATCAAACATATTGCGGAACCTACGGCAAGACTTCTGCCTAATTTATTTTCGCTTGAAATGTGGGGCGGAGCAACATTTGATGTAGCATACCGTTTTTTAAAAGAAGATCCTTGGGACAGACTTCTCACGGTCAGAAAACAAGTTCCGAATATTCTCCTGCAAATGCTGCTTCGTGCATCTAACGCAGTAGGCTATAAAAATTATCCGGATAATGTTATTGAAGAATTTGTGGAGAAGTCCTCCTATGCAGGAATAGATGTATTCCGTATTTTCGACAGCTTGAATTGGGTTGAAGGAATGCGGCCTGCGATTGAAGCGGTCAGAAAATCAAATAAAATTGCTGAGGCTGCGATCTGCTATACCGGAGATATTTTAGATCCATCCCGCAGAAAGTATGATCTTGAATACTATAAAAATCTTGCTAAAGAACTCGAAGAATCAGGTTCTCATATCTTAGGAATTAAAGATATGGCAGGATTGCTTAAGCCGCAGGCTGCTTATGACTTAATTTCTGCTTTAAAGGAAACAATTTCGATTCCTATTCACCTGCACACACATGATACGAGCGGAAATGGTATTTTCACTTATGCAAAAGCAATTGAAGCGGGAGTAGATGTGGTGGATGTAGCAGTAAGCTCAATGTCCGGCTTAACTTCACAGCCGAGCGCCAATTCTCTCTATCATGCTCTTCAAGGAATGGACCATCGGCCAAAAGCAGATATTGAAGCATTAGAAGAGCTGTCTCAATATTGGGAAGGCGTGCGCCACTACTATCAGGATTTTGAGAGCGGAATGAATTCTCCTCACTCAGAAGTTTACATGCATGAAATGCCGGGAGGACAATACAGCAATCTTCAGCAGCAGGCAAAAGCTGTCGGACTTGATGACCGCTGGAACGAAGTCAAAGAAATGTATCGCCGCGTAAATGATCTGTTCGGAGATATAGTCAAGGTAACACCTTCTTCGAAAGTAGTCGGCGACATGGCCCTCTTTATGGTCCAGAATAATTTGATAGAAGACGATATTTATGAGCGGGGAGAAACGCTTGATTTCCCTGATTCCGTTGTTGAATTATTTGAAGGATACCTTGGACAGCCTCACGGAGGTTTTCCAAAAGAGCTTCAGCGCATTATCTTAAAAGGCCGTGAGCCTATTTTGGTCAGACCTGGTGAATTATTGGAGCCGGTTAACTTCAAAGCATTGAAGGAAGAGCTTTTCCAAAGCTTAAACAGACAAGTGACAAGTTTTGATGCTATAGCGCATGCACTATATCCAAAAGTGTTCATGGACTACACAAAGACATTTGAACAATTTGGAGATATTTCAGTTCTCGATACGCCAACCTTCTTATATGGAATGAGACTTGGCGAAGAAATTGAAGTTGAAATTGAACAGGGGAAAACATTAATTGTAAAGCTTGTTTCAATTGGGGAGCCTCAGCCTGATGGAACACGTGTTGTCTACTTTGAATTAAACGGTCAGCCTCGTGAGGTCATTATTCGTGATGAAAGCATTAAAGCTACGATCACAGCGAAAATGAAAGCTGATAAAGGCAATAAAGATCATATTGGGGCGACAATGCCTGGTACAGTCATCAAGGTTTTGGTTGAAAAGGGCGAAAAGGTCAGCAAGGGCGATCATTTGCTCCTGACTGAAGCGATGAAAATGGAAACGACCGTACAGGCGCCATTCTCAGGTACAATTAAGGATATTCACGTATCGAACGGTGAAGCGATTCAAACTGGAGATTTATTAATTGAATTAACCCATTAA
- a CDS encoding heme A synthase, with translation MQRALKGLGVLTSIVMLLVLLGGALVTKTESGAGCGDSWPLCHGELIPSEITPELVIELSHRVVSGLAGILVLLLAVSSWILIGHKRETKFLAALSFFFLVLQALIGAAAVKWGQSDAVLALHFGISLISFASVLLLTLLIFEVDKKFDTESLIIDKRMKFHMIGIISYCYIVVYTGAFVRHKEASLACPNWPMCSNRTYGLPATLHEWIQMGHRFAAALIFIWVAIAAYKAFKYYKHQKVVYYGWMIAFALISMQVVSGALVVLTGLNLAVALAHALIISCLFGVLSYFILLISRNKINRQAQLNKDNKKVI, from the coding sequence TTGCAGCGAGCATTAAAAGGTTTAGGCGTGCTCACATCTATCGTTATGCTTCTCGTACTCTTAGGAGGAGCTTTAGTTACAAAAACGGAATCCGGAGCAGGATGCGGCGATTCCTGGCCGCTATGTCATGGCGAACTGATTCCGTCAGAGATTACCCCTGAGCTTGTCATTGAGCTCAGTCACCGGGTTGTAAGCGGGCTAGCAGGCATTCTCGTCCTTCTATTAGCTGTTTCATCATGGATTTTGATTGGACATAAACGCGAGACAAAGTTTCTTGCTGCTTTATCATTCTTTTTCCTGGTTCTGCAGGCATTGATTGGCGCTGCCGCAGTTAAGTGGGGACAGTCCGATGCTGTTCTTGCCCTGCATTTCGGGATATCGCTTATATCATTTGCATCCGTTCTGCTTCTTACTTTGCTTATTTTTGAAGTAGATAAAAAGTTTGATACGGAATCCTTGATAATTGATAAAAGAATGAAGTTTCATATGATCGGCATTATATCCTACTGCTATATTGTTGTGTATACCGGCGCATTTGTAAGGCATAAAGAAGCAAGTCTTGCATGCCCAAATTGGCCAATGTGCAGTAACAGGACATATGGTCTTCCGGCCACCCTGCATGAGTGGATTCAAATGGGCCACAGATTTGCGGCCGCATTAATCTTTATCTGGGTTGCCATAGCTGCCTACAAAGCTTTTAAATACTATAAACATCAAAAAGTCGTTTATTATGGCTGGATGATTGCTTTTGCGCTAATTTCCATGCAAGTAGTGTCAGGAGCTCTAGTAGTACTGACCGGTTTAAATTTGGCTGTCGCACTAGCCCACGCTTTAATTATCTCTTGTCTTTTCGGGGTTCTCAGCTATTTCATCCTGCTTATAAGCAGAAATAAAATAAACCGGCAGGCTCAATTGAATAAGGATAATAAAAAAGTAATCTAA